One genomic segment of Methanobacterium sp. includes these proteins:
- a CDS encoding HEAT repeat domain-containing protein — MVESERRNLDNLIKELENEDWRRREDAAELLAELRDPRAVNPLIKALSDEDCHVREVAALSLAMYEDPKSIDPLIELLEDEKASVRYAAAIGLSGVGDERAIKPLEKASKDENPVVRKVAQMALNSINEK; from the coding sequence ATGGTTGAATCAGAACGAAGAAATCTGGATAATTTAATAAAAGAACTTGAAAATGAAGACTGGAGAAGAAGAGAAGATGCTGCAGAACTTCTTGCAGAATTAAGAGATCCAAGAGCTGTTAATCCATTAATCAAAGCATTAAGTGATGAAGATTGTCATGTTAGAGAAGTTGCTGCTCTTTCATTAGCTATGTATGAAGATCCTAAATCTATTGATCCATTAATTGAATTACTGGAAGATGAAAAGGCAAGCGTTAGATATGCAGCAGCAATAGGCCTTTCTGGAGTTGGGGATGAACGGGCAATAAAACCACTTGAAAAAGCATCAAAGGATGAAAATCCGGTCGTAAGAAAAGTTGCCCAAATGGCTTTAAACTCAATAAATGAAAAATAA
- the glyA gene encoding serine hydroxymethyltransferase, whose protein sequence is MFENEKYALKIKELNKKHHKWMENSINLIASENITSTAVREALSSDLSHRYAEGLPCERLYEGCEYIDEIENMAIDLSKKLFNAEHANVQPNSGVVANLASFFAFTKPDDLLMALNVPVGGHISHAEVSAAGIRGLRILSHPFDNKKMNVDADTMKRQIIKNRPKIVLLGGSLFLFPHPVEDAREAADEVGAKVMYDGAHVLGLIAGGKFQDPLKEGADLLVGSTHKTFPGPQGGMILCREELKDAVDEAVFPGVVSNHHLHHVAALGISLAEMLEFGRDYAGQIIKNAKALAQSLYELGFDVLCEDQGFTESHQVAMDVKKIYSAAKMAKDMEANNIILNKNLLPWDDRNRTDDPSGIRVGTQEITRRGLKEAQMAEVAEFIKMVAMDRKNVKDEVTEFMSQYTKVHYAFEEDEAYKYIEF, encoded by the coding sequence ATGTTTGAAAATGAAAAATATGCTTTGAAAATCAAAGAATTAAACAAGAAACATCATAAATGGATGGAAAACAGTATAAATCTGATTGCAAGCGAAAATATCACAAGCACCGCCGTAAGAGAAGCGCTGTCATCTGATCTATCCCACAGATATGCAGAAGGCCTGCCGTGCGAAAGACTCTACGAGGGATGTGAATATATCGATGAAATCGAAAATATGGCCATAGATCTTTCCAAAAAGTTATTCAATGCTGAACATGCAAACGTACAGCCAAATTCAGGTGTTGTTGCAAATTTAGCATCATTTTTTGCTTTCACAAAACCAGATGATCTTCTTATGGCCTTAAACGTACCTGTTGGAGGCCATATAAGCCATGCAGAAGTTAGTGCAGCTGGAATAAGGGGCTTAAGAATACTTTCTCATCCTTTTGATAATAAAAAAATGAATGTTGACGCTGACACCATGAAACGCCAGATTATAAAAAACAGGCCTAAAATTGTTCTCCTTGGCGGAAGTTTATTCCTGTTTCCACATCCTGTGGAAGATGCAAGAGAAGCAGCTGATGAAGTGGGTGCAAAAGTCATGTATGATGGAGCACATGTTCTTGGCCTTATAGCCGGTGGCAAGTTCCAGGACCCACTTAAAGAAGGCGCTGATTTACTTGTTGGAAGCACTCATAAAACATTCCCCGGACCTCAAGGTGGTATGATCCTCTGTAGGGAAGAATTGAAGGATGCAGTTGATGAAGCAGTGTTTCCCGGTGTTGTAAGCAACCATCATCTTCACCATGTTGCTGCACTTGGAATAAGTCTTGCAGAAATGCTTGAATTCGGCCGTGACTACGCTGGTCAAATCATTAAAAACGCCAAAGCCCTTGCTCAAAGCCTTTATGAACTTGGATTTGATGTTCTATGTGAAGATCAGGGTTTTACAGAATCTCACCAGGTTGCCATGGATGTTAAAAAGATATACAGCGCCGCTAAAATGGCAAAAGACATGGAAGCAAATAACATCATCTTAAATAAAAACCTTCTTCCATGGGATGACCGTAACCGGACTGACGATCCTTCAGGAATAAGAGTGGGGACTCAAGAAATTACAAGGCGCGGATTGAAGGAAGCCCAAATGGCCGAAGTTGCTGAATTCATAAAAATGGTAGCTATGGACCGTAAAAATGTTAAAGATGAAGTAACAGAGTTCATGAGTCAGTACACAAAGGTTCATTATGCATTTGAAGAAGATGAAGCATATAAATACATTGAATTTTAA
- a CDS encoding DUF192 domain-containing protein, which translates to MIVTVVNVSKGTEMGESEVADTFFSRLRGVMFKSKLERGLILKLPNTRSRRGSAIHMFFVRFPLDVIFADSDKRVVDTVTIDPWKTYTPKKSAMYIIEMEKGTIQASETEIGDKVDFTCKRA; encoded by the coding sequence ATGATTGTAACAGTAGTAAATGTTTCCAAGGGTACAGAAATGGGGGAAAGCGAAGTTGCAGACACCTTTTTTTCCAGGTTAAGGGGTGTAATGTTTAAAAGCAAGTTGGAAAGAGGCCTTATTTTAAAACTCCCAAATACAAGAAGCAGGAGAGGTTCTGCAATTCATATGTTCTTTGTAAGGTTTCCACTGGACGTTATTTTTGCAGATTCCGATAAAAGAGTGGTGGACACAGTTACAATTGACCCATGGAAGACCTATACTCCTAAAAAATCTGCAATGTACATTATAGAAATGGAAAAAGGCACAATTCAGGCGTCGGAAACCGAAATTGGGGATAAAGTGGATTTTACATGCAAAAGAGCTTAA
- a CDS encoding dihydromethanopterin reductase (acceptor), which produces MKICFGITGAGHLLLESVELLEKLTNSHDVTVLLSSAGCEVLKMYGLFKRVERITGGYYNELVQEKDQKFSYPITGRFSLGKYDLLIVSPATSNTIGKIVNGIADTLITNAVAQAGKGRVKTLIVPVDLESGDLETVLPSKLELDLCRQCEVCKAAAACPGDAITPGIEIDLLKCIGCGACAVSCPFSAISAGKIITIHMRDVDIENTKKLYGFEGLKVLRSPSELKNL; this is translated from the coding sequence ATGAAAATATGTTTTGGAATTACAGGAGCAGGACATCTACTTTTAGAGAGTGTAGAACTATTGGAAAAGTTAACAAATAGTCATGATGTAACTGTTTTACTTTCATCCGCCGGATGCGAAGTACTTAAAATGTATGGACTTTTTAAGAGAGTTGAAAGAATAACTGGCGGATATTACAATGAATTAGTTCAAGAAAAGGATCAAAAATTCAGCTACCCTATAACCGGACGATTTTCACTGGGAAAATACGATCTTCTAATTGTTTCTCCTGCAACTTCAAACACAATCGGTAAAATTGTAAATGGTATTGCAGATACATTGATTACAAATGCAGTTGCCCAGGCAGGTAAAGGGAGAGTAAAAACACTTATAGTTCCTGTTGACCTTGAATCAGGCGATTTAGAAACTGTGCTACCTTCAAAACTTGAATTGGATTTGTGTCGGCAATGTGAAGTATGTAAGGCTGCAGCAGCATGTCCTGGGGATGCCATAACACCTGGAATAGAAATAGACCTTCTTAAATGCATTGGATGCGGTGCATGTGCAGTATCCTGTCCGTTTTCGGCAATTTCCGCTGGAAAAATAATCACCATTCATATGAGAGATGTTGACATTGAAAATACTAAAAAACTCTATGGATTTGAAGGTTTAAAAGTTTTAAGGAGTCCTTCAGAGCTTAAAAATCTTTAA